Proteins encoded by one window of Archaeoglobus veneficus SNP6:
- the rgy gene encoding reverse gyrase — translation MVEAIYAGLCPACGGDLKTSEAKTGKCSRNIPLCRFAGDEVVEEFIEFFRNAIGEPRAVQKFWARRILRGESFAAVAPTGIGKTSFGAAMALFLATKGKKSYIILPTTLLVEQVAESLAKYGEKAGVKVSLNNSDGITVLYYHGRMGKAEKEKFFELIQNADILVTTTQFLSRHFESIKRTFDFVFVDDVDAILKASRNVDRVLMLLGFRKTKKGWEGEARGVLMVSTATAKKGQKIKLFRQLLNFDVGSSTHAVRNIEDIAVEKDDVETIASILEMMGTGGIIYARNTQDAEMLYEALKEKFKIGIVTSGRKKDYELFESGEIDYLIGTAYYYGTLVRGLDLPERIRFAVFVGAPTFTVKLEDVESASPGIIRILALIFRDSEEVKEYLSILPVIDKPEHEKELAELRKILKKLVEEGKAKEKDVVVRKGEVIFPDLRTYIQGSGRTSRLFAGGITKGASFLLESDEEVRNAFVERAKHYDIEFKRMEEVNFEELIKEINESRVAFRRRKEAGDVVKPTLFIVESPTKAKQISRFFGQPSVKAFDGIIAYEVPTAKRVLLVSASLGHVTDLITNRGFHGVEVNGHFVPVYASIKRCRQCGYQFTEERQNCPKCGSEDIDDSKRRIEALRKLAHDAGEVIIGTDPDAEGEKIAWDIQNLLAGCGEIRRAEFHEVTRRAVSEALENLRSVDENLVKAQIVRRIEDRWIGFVLSQKLWKAFGSTNLSAGRAQTPVLGWVIERAEQHREKKVIGFIRDLELSIEGLKAKKARLRIRLIEEKEEEKTPLPPYTTDAMLRDANAILKIPAKEAMAIAQTLFESGLITYHRTDSTRVSEAGMRVAREYLGEDFVAREWFAEGAHECIRPTRAVDKNTLQRLIQENVIAVEDITWRHLALYDLIFRRFMASQCKPYTVRVCRYLVEANGISVEEERVIDARGKAYELYKAVWVRKPLPEGEVEVDVEVRRVPKVPLYTQSDLIQLMREKGIGRPSTYATIIDKLFQRNYVVERNGRVMPTKRGMDVFGYLVRRYAKFVSEERTRILEEKMDAVERGELDYLKALEELYAEIKEITA, via the coding sequence GTGGTCGAGGCAATTTATGCGGGTCTCTGCCCCGCGTGTGGGGGCGACTTAAAGACATCGGAAGCGAAAACCGGAAAGTGTTCTCGAAACATTCCGCTGTGCAGGTTTGCAGGAGATGAGGTTGTTGAGGAGTTCATCGAATTCTTCAGAAACGCAATAGGAGAGCCAAGGGCCGTACAGAAGTTCTGGGCCCGGAGAATTCTGAGAGGGGAGAGCTTCGCAGCAGTAGCGCCGACTGGGATAGGCAAGACGTCTTTTGGTGCTGCAATGGCACTGTTCCTTGCCACCAAGGGAAAAAAGAGCTACATAATTCTGCCCACAACACTCCTCGTCGAACAGGTCGCGGAATCTCTCGCAAAATATGGTGAAAAAGCTGGCGTCAAAGTCAGCCTCAACAACAGCGATGGTATTACAGTTCTTTACTACCACGGGAGAATGGGAAAGGCCGAGAAGGAGAAGTTCTTTGAGCTCATACAGAATGCGGACATCCTTGTTACCACAACTCAGTTCCTGTCGAGACACTTTGAGTCGATAAAGCGCACATTCGACTTCGTCTTCGTCGATGACGTTGACGCTATCCTGAAAGCTTCACGCAACGTTGACAGGGTCCTCATGCTTCTCGGATTCAGAAAAACGAAGAAAGGATGGGAAGGAGAAGCGAGAGGCGTCCTCATGGTTTCGACAGCCACGGCGAAAAAAGGACAGAAGATAAAGCTGTTTCGCCAGCTCCTGAACTTCGATGTTGGCTCTTCCACCCACGCAGTGAGGAACATAGAGGACATAGCAGTCGAGAAAGATGATGTGGAAACGATTGCATCAATCCTCGAAATGATGGGTACCGGCGGAATAATCTATGCTCGTAACACTCAGGATGCCGAAATGCTGTACGAAGCTCTGAAAGAGAAGTTCAAAATAGGAATCGTCACTTCCGGCAGGAAAAAGGACTACGAGCTGTTTGAGAGTGGCGAGATTGATTACTTGATTGGTACGGCTTACTACTACGGAACTCTTGTAAGGGGGCTCGATTTACCGGAAAGGATACGATTTGCAGTCTTTGTCGGAGCACCCACGTTTACCGTAAAGCTTGAAGATGTTGAAAGCGCGAGCCCCGGAATCATAAGGATTCTTGCCCTGATTTTCAGGGATAGTGAGGAAGTGAAGGAATACCTGTCCATTCTTCCAGTTATAGACAAGCCCGAGCACGAAAAGGAGCTTGCTGAGCTCAGAAAGATACTGAAGAAGCTTGTAGAAGAGGGCAAAGCGAAGGAGAAGGACGTGGTGGTAAGAAAAGGTGAGGTAATATTCCCAGATTTAAGAACGTACATTCAGGGTTCTGGCAGAACTTCCCGTCTGTTTGCGGGGGGAATAACGAAAGGCGCATCTTTTTTGCTTGAAAGCGATGAAGAGGTTAGAAACGCGTTTGTTGAGAGAGCTAAGCACTACGACATCGAATTTAAAAGGATGGAGGAAGTTAACTTTGAGGAGCTTATAAAGGAGATTAATGAGAGCAGGGTAGCGTTCAGGCGGAGAAAAGAGGCTGGAGACGTCGTGAAGCCGACCCTCTTCATCGTGGAGAGCCCAACGAAAGCGAAGCAGATTTCACGCTTCTTTGGACAGCCAAGCGTCAAGGCATTCGACGGTATCATAGCCTATGAGGTGCCAACTGCAAAGCGCGTACTGCTCGTATCGGCAAGCCTCGGTCACGTAACGGATCTGATAACGAACCGTGGCTTTCATGGCGTGGAGGTTAACGGCCACTTTGTACCGGTCTACGCGTCAATCAAGCGGTGCAGACAATGCGGCTATCAGTTCACGGAGGAAAGACAGAACTGTCCGAAGTGTGGAAGCGAGGACATAGACGACTCAAAGCGCCGCATCGAGGCGTTGAGAAAGCTCGCCCACGATGCGGGAGAGGTGATAATAGGTACTGACCCGGATGCAGAGGGGGAGAAGATTGCCTGGGACATCCAGAACCTGCTTGCAGGATGTGGGGAAATCAGGCGTGCAGAGTTTCACGAGGTGACGAGAAGGGCTGTAAGCGAAGCGCTCGAAAACCTGCGAAGTGTTGACGAAAACCTCGTAAAGGCCCAGATAGTCAGGCGCATAGAGGACAGATGGATTGGCTTCGTTCTGAGCCAGAAGCTCTGGAAGGCCTTCGGCTCCACCAACCTCTCAGCGGGTAGGGCACAAACGCCCGTGCTGGGCTGGGTAATTGAGAGGGCTGAGCAGCACAGAGAAAAGAAGGTCATCGGTTTCATAAGAGATCTTGAACTATCAATAGAGGGGTTAAAAGCAAAGAAAGCAAGACTCAGAATAAGACTCATCGAAGAGAAAGAGGAGGAGAAGACACCGCTGCCACCATACACAACTGATGCAATGCTCAGAGATGCTAACGCGATTCTGAAAATTCCCGCAAAGGAGGCAATGGCAATAGCTCAGACTCTCTTCGAGAGTGGTCTCATAACCTATCACAGAACAGACTCCACAAGGGTCAGCGAGGCTGGTATGAGGGTTGCGAGAGAATACCTCGGCGAGGACTTCGTCGCGAGGGAGTGGTTTGCTGAAGGGGCGCATGAGTGCATAAGGCCAACGAGAGCAGTGGACAAAAACACTCTGCAGAGGTTGATTCAGGAGAATGTGATTGCAGTTGAGGACATAACCTGGCGCCATCTTGCTCTGTATGATCTGATATTCCGCCGCTTTATGGCGAGCCAGTGTAAACCATACACAGTCAGAGTGTGCAGGTATTTAGTCGAGGCCAACGGAATATCTGTGGAGGAAGAACGAGTTATCGACGCAAGAGGTAAAGCGTACGAACTCTATAAAGCTGTCTGGGTCAGGAAACCGCTGCCGGAAGGCGAGGTTGAAGTTGATGTGGAGGTCAGGAGAGTTCCAAAGGTTCCGCTCTACACGCAGTCTGATCTGATCCAGCTTATGAGGGAAAAGGGTATTGGAAGACCTTCGACCTACGCAACGATAATCGACAAGCTGTTCCAGCGGAACTACGTGGTGGAAAGAAACGGCAGGGTTATGCCAACTAAAAGGGGTATGGATGTCTTTGGATACCTTGTGCGCAGGTATGCAAAGTTCGTTTCGGAGGAGCGCACGAGGATTCTTGAAGAAAAAATGGATGCAGTTGAGAGGGGTGAACTTGACTATCTGAAGGCTCTCGAAGAGCTCTATGCCGAAATAAAAGAGATAACGGCCTGA
- a CDS encoding RAD55 family ATPase, whose amino-acid sequence MEKVSTGIEGLDKMLNGGLVPGRTYLVKGGPGSGKTTLATHFLSAGVASGERVMYITLEEPVDELEEEMSLFGFDVSKIEFIDAALSNNPQLNFPIHSNNSPSAENSPQRIVYPHLRCNLLNHVILLPC is encoded by the coding sequence ATGGAAAAAGTATCTACCGGCATAGAGGGTCTCGATAAGATGCTCAATGGCGGACTTGTTCCGGGGAGGACGTACCTTGTCAAAGGTGGCCCAGGTAGTGGAAAAACAACGCTTGCGACGCATTTTCTGTCTGCTGGTGTAGCTTCGGGTGAGAGGGTGATGTATATTACGCTCGAGGAACCGGTTGATGAGCTTGAAGAGGAAATGTCTCTTTTCGGGTTCGATGTATCCAAAATCGAGTTCATCGATGCTGCCTTGTCGAATAATCCCCAACTAAACTTCCCCATCCACTCCAACAACTCCCCTTCAGCAGAGAACAGCCCTCAGCGAATTGTATATCCACACCTTCGCTGCAATCTCCTTAACCATGTAATCCTGCTTCCTTGCTGA
- a CDS encoding IS5-like element ISArve1 family transposase, producing MPKINWKEYNEKLVKRGEILFSTEFIENWKRELDSMNERKRGHPYEYPNSFMQFLASIRYYCHLDYRTLEGFCRSLSRILDIPAPDHSTIHKRAPRLDFTPPAVNSEEIVIAVDSSGIKVHNRGEWMREKYRRRRGWIKIHFAVDVETKQVVAYEVTDEQVHDNKVFKDLVEKSEERAKVRRVLADKAYDSYENFEFLQSRDIDPAIPVRKGAIDILKHPRSEEARKQKDFDGWKEEKKYGLRWAVETAYSVFKRCFGEFVSARKQDYMVKEIAAKVWIYNSLRAVLC from the coding sequence ATGCCAAAAATAAACTGGAAAGAATACAATGAAAAGCTTGTAAAGAGAGGTGAAATTTTATTCAGTACGGAGTTTATAGAGAACTGGAAGAGAGAGCTCGATTCAATGAACGAAAGAAAGAGAGGTCATCCTTACGAGTATCCTAATTCTTTCATGCAGTTTTTAGCATCAATCCGCTACTACTGCCATCTCGACTACAGAACTCTGGAAGGATTCTGCAGAAGCTTATCAAGAATTCTCGATATACCAGCTCCAGATCATTCAACTATCCACAAGAGAGCTCCAAGGTTGGATTTCACTCCTCCAGCCGTTAACTCTGAAGAAATAGTTATAGCGGTTGATTCTTCGGGAATTAAAGTTCATAACAGGGGAGAGTGGATGAGAGAGAAATACAGGAGGAGAAGGGGATGGATAAAGATCCATTTCGCTGTTGACGTTGAAACTAAGCAGGTTGTAGCTTACGAAGTTACAGACGAGCAGGTTCACGATAACAAGGTCTTCAAGGATCTCGTAGAAAAATCTGAAGAAAGAGCAAAGGTAAGGAGAGTTCTTGCCGATAAAGCGTATGACAGCTACGAAAACTTCGAATTTCTTCAATCAAGGGATATAGATCCTGCCATTCCAGTAAGGAAAGGAGCTATAGACATCTTAAAGCATCCAAGAAGTGAGGAGGCAAGGAAGCAGAAAGATTTTGACGGGTGGAAGGAAGAGAAGAAATACGGGTTGAGGTGGGCAGTTGAGACTGCTTATTCTGTCTTTAAGAGGTGTTTTGGTGAGTTCGTTTCAGCAAGGAAGCAGGATTACATGGTTAAGGAGATTGCAGCGAAGGTGTGGATATACAATTCGCTGAGGGCTGTTCTCTGCTGA
- a CDS encoding RAD55 family ATPase yields MFDKAIDASPTGKTTIFKDTFFSDFVPDVGGFKSVISAKLEKEPPSRVVIDPITMLELASRSELEYRRDVLSLLQILRESKVTTIITSEITDRGVEDYLVSGVIELLSYDVGGKTLRGVKITKMRSSAFDENVRPYRITSKGIEVYSDAAFLER; encoded by the coding sequence TTGTTCGACAAAGCAATCGATGCTTCTCCCACTGGAAAGACAACTATATTTAAAGACACTTTCTTCTCTGATTTTGTTCCCGACGTTGGTGGTTTTAAATCAGTAATTTCAGCAAAACTCGAAAAGGAGCCACCTTCGAGAGTCGTAATCGACCCCATCACAATGCTTGAACTTGCATCCAGAAGTGAACTTGAATACCGGCGCGATGTGCTGTCTCTACTTCAGATTTTGAGAGAAAGCAAGGTTACGACCATCATAACCTCCGAGATTACGGACAGAGGGGTCGAGGATTATCTGGTCAGCGGGGTTATAGAGCTTCTGAGCTACGACGTGGGCGGAAAGACGCTGAGAGGAGTTAAGATTACCAAGATGAGAAGTTCAGCCTTCGACGAAAACGTCAGGCCGTATAGGATAACGTCGAAGGGAATTGAGGTTTATAGCGATGCAGCATTCCTCGAACGTTGA
- a CDS encoding ATPase domain-containing protein yields MQHSSNVDCPTGIEELDALLDGGFPRGSVILLKGDPGAGKTTFAAKFIYEGITKYGEPGIYISFAEPFDEFYRFMKLLGMDFNIDNFCYLEFHGFDEDLLASNILEAIVDSNAMRVAIDSITALTAQFGARARLFLNTLNRKLKAIGTTSILVSDTPSSHLEDFVADGVINFKTDVENGLLTRRMEIRKLRGKCIRIAEIPFAVLPGKGLFLFPLCTAKPVRGLSSEVIKTGIPTIDRAIGGIPRTSLTLITGVSGSGKTMLAAQMAANISRELSVAYVSLEEPEEQVERKLAEFGAKDVMVVSLNPASVSSEEIFARIMGYNSDVFFIDGLRLLRELREESRFWYCTVNSLVAIKNRGATVIYTYAADYPLERISVDTLADVLLLLRYDGTKRKLSIWKHRNLTAPNREFDVRISGGRVEVMD; encoded by the coding sequence ATGCAGCATTCCTCGAACGTTGACTGCCCCACAGGAATCGAGGAACTTGACGCACTGCTCGACGGAGGCTTCCCACGGGGCAGCGTAATCCTTCTTAAGGGAGATCCGGGAGCAGGCAAGACGACCTTTGCTGCCAAGTTTATCTATGAGGGTATTACTAAGTATGGCGAGCCGGGGATTTACATAAGCTTCGCAGAACCGTTTGATGAGTTTTACAGGTTTATGAAGTTGCTTGGCATGGATTTCAACATCGATAACTTTTGCTATCTCGAGTTTCACGGATTCGACGAGGATTTGCTTGCGTCGAACATCCTTGAGGCGATAGTGGATAGCAACGCCATGAGAGTTGCTATAGATAGTATTACGGCCCTCACTGCCCAGTTTGGGGCAAGGGCAAGATTGTTTCTCAACACCCTGAACAGAAAGCTAAAGGCAATAGGTACTACGTCCATTCTGGTATCTGACACCCCCTCGAGCCACTTAGAGGACTTTGTAGCCGATGGAGTAATCAACTTTAAAACAGATGTTGAGAATGGTCTGCTTACGAGGAGAATGGAAATAAGGAAGCTCAGGGGGAAGTGTATACGCATTGCTGAGATACCATTTGCTGTACTCCCTGGAAAGGGGCTGTTTCTATTTCCGTTGTGCACAGCAAAGCCCGTCCGGGGATTGAGCAGTGAAGTTATTAAAACAGGAATTCCGACTATAGACAGGGCGATTGGAGGAATTCCTCGCACTTCTCTGACGCTTATAACCGGTGTGTCTGGCTCAGGTAAGACGATGCTTGCAGCCCAGATGGCTGCAAACATTTCGAGAGAACTGAGTGTAGCATACGTGAGTCTTGAGGAACCAGAAGAACAGGTGGAGAGAAAGCTCGCAGAATTTGGTGCAAAGGACGTGATGGTAGTATCTCTGAATCCTGCATCCGTGAGCAGCGAGGAGATCTTTGCGAGAATAATGGGTTACAACAGTGATGTGTTTTTCATCGACGGTCTGAGGTTGCTTAGAGAGCTGAGGGAAGAGAGCAGGTTCTGGTATTGCACGGTAAACAGTCTCGTGGCAATAAAGAACCGTGGAGCTACAGTAATCTACACGTACGCTGCAGATTATCCGCTGGAACGGATTTCAGTAGACACACTTGCAGACGTGCTGCTGCTTTTGAGGTATGATGGTACGAAAAGAAAGCTTTCAATATGGAAACACAGAAATCTGACCGCGCCCAACAGAGAATTTGACGTTAGAATTTCAGGAGGAAGGGTGGAGGTTATGGACTGA
- a CDS encoding RAD55 family ATPase has translation MKFGIKKLDELIGGIETGRVVLIETVGGLGSELVYRFMENAIESGENVFAVVPKRMKKDLEKRLKNARIIVPNGEISMQELYTVSLAIKRMHEKVGCIEIFQPLLIIHGPEKIYQLFQDVGNAIREKDMLVLVTIDKKLVDERTLAMFEDEADYVIEVEEVMEGLKIRRGIRIKKSPGGIPTDFYELRINTDVHVGEKVD, from the coding sequence ATGAAGTTCGGTATTAAAAAGCTCGACGAGTTAATCGGGGGCATTGAAACGGGTAGAGTCGTTCTGATTGAAACAGTTGGTGGCCTCGGAAGCGAGCTCGTTTACAGGTTTATGGAAAACGCAATTGAATCTGGCGAGAACGTTTTTGCTGTAGTGCCCAAGAGGATGAAGAAAGATCTGGAAAAGAGGTTAAAAAATGCTCGGATTATCGTGCCAAATGGCGAGATATCAATGCAGGAACTTTACACGGTATCTCTCGCCATAAAACGCATGCACGAGAAAGTGGGATGTATTGAGATTTTCCAGCCTTTGCTAATTATTCACGGTCCTGAGAAAATTTATCAGCTCTTTCAGGACGTTGGCAACGCTATTCGGGAGAAGGACATGCTCGTACTCGTTACGATAGATAAGAAGCTTGTGGATGAGAGAACTCTTGCAATGTTCGAGGATGAGGCGGACTACGTCATAGAAGTCGAGGAGGTTATGGAAGGCCTGAAGATCAGGAGGGGAATAAGAATAAAGAAAAGTCCTGGAGGGATTCCCACGGACTTTTACGAACTGAGGATTAATACCGATGTGCACGTTGGTGAGAAGGTTGATTGA
- the gatE gene encoding Glu-tRNA(Gln) amidotransferase subunit GatE codes for MANRVNEMNCQDYEALGLKVGIEIHQQLDTKHKLFCYCPTIQRDVEESNFEFFRYLRSKRSEMGEVDRAAKEEVARSKKFIYKAYDTTCLVEADEEPPRELNREALQVAILIARMLNMEVVDEVHVMRKIVIDGSNTTGFQRTALIAFDGYIECEGKKIGVATLCLEEEACRKVEDRGSEVVYSLDRLGIPLVEIGTMPDITSPKEAKEVAAKLGMILRSTGRVKRGLGTIRQDVNISIRDGARVEIKGVQTLDILDKIVEYEVLRQLNLLKIRDELLARGASVVNQIFDVTSIFSNTKSKVIKRAKCVKAILLKGFAGLVGKEIQPGRRLGTEFADIAKTFGLGGIFHTDELPAYGISEEEVAELRRFVGAESNDAVILAAGEATRVENALARIIERAEYCLIGVPEETRKANEDGTTSYLRPLPGAARMYPETDVPAVRITPDMLEVEIPELIEERAKRYAETYGLPYDLAYVMADSALHHLFEEFAEKLPATTVARVLHIAPAELKKEGVEIGKLEEGHFRAVLELIEEGKIAKEGAEEALKIFCEKPTATKEEVVSSIGSATNLDSFIAKLMEEKKDFIKERGASAFKPLMGLVMKEFRGKVDGKVVAEKLNEAIKRALSDG; via the coding sequence ATGGCAAACAGGGTGAACGAAATGAACTGTCAGGATTATGAAGCTCTTGGCCTCAAAGTTGGCATAGAAATCCACCAGCAGCTCGATACAAAACACAAACTCTTCTGCTACTGTCCCACCATCCAGAGGGATGTTGAGGAATCAAACTTCGAGTTCTTCCGCTATCTGCGTTCGAAGCGCAGCGAGATGGGTGAAGTTGACAGGGCTGCAAAAGAAGAAGTTGCGAGGAGTAAGAAGTTCATTTACAAAGCCTATGACACCACGTGCCTCGTTGAGGCTGATGAGGAGCCGCCAAGAGAGCTAAACAGAGAAGCGCTGCAGGTAGCGATCCTCATTGCGAGGATGCTCAACATGGAAGTCGTTGATGAAGTCCACGTGATGCGTAAGATAGTCATAGACGGCAGCAACACCACCGGCTTCCAGCGTACCGCCCTGATTGCCTTTGATGGATATATTGAATGTGAAGGGAAAAAAATAGGCGTTGCAACACTCTGTCTTGAAGAGGAAGCATGCAGAAAGGTTGAAGACAGGGGAAGCGAAGTCGTTTATTCTCTCGACCGCTTGGGCATACCACTCGTCGAGATTGGAACGATGCCGGACATAACGTCGCCAAAAGAGGCGAAAGAGGTTGCAGCAAAGCTTGGAATGATCCTCCGCTCTACTGGTAGAGTGAAGAGAGGTCTGGGCACAATCAGGCAGGACGTCAACATATCAATCCGCGACGGTGCGAGGGTTGAAATCAAGGGTGTGCAGACGCTCGACATTCTCGACAAAATCGTCGAGTATGAGGTTTTGAGGCAGCTTAATCTGTTGAAGATAAGGGACGAACTGCTCGCAAGAGGTGCGTCAGTTGTAAACCAGATCTTCGACGTAACAAGTATTTTCAGCAACACCAAATCCAAGGTTATAAAGAGGGCAAAATGCGTTAAGGCTATTCTGTTGAAGGGCTTTGCTGGACTTGTTGGAAAGGAAATCCAGCCGGGAAGGAGGCTTGGAACGGAGTTTGCAGACATAGCAAAGACTTTCGGCCTCGGCGGAATCTTCCACACCGACGAGCTTCCTGCATATGGCATAAGCGAGGAAGAGGTTGCAGAGTTGAGGAGATTTGTTGGAGCCGAGAGCAATGATGCCGTAATCCTTGCAGCTGGCGAGGCAACGAGGGTTGAAAACGCCCTTGCGAGGATCATCGAGAGGGCAGAGTACTGCCTTATTGGAGTGCCAGAGGAGACGAGGAAGGCGAACGAAGATGGCACTACATCATACCTGCGCCCGCTGCCCGGGGCTGCGAGGATGTATCCAGAAACAGACGTGCCGGCAGTGAGAATAACTCCCGACATGCTCGAGGTGGAAATTCCGGAGCTTATTGAGGAGAGAGCAAAGAGATACGCTGAGACATATGGCTTACCCTACGATTTAGCCTACGTAATGGCAGATTCAGCATTACACCATCTGTTTGAAGAATTCGCAGAGAAACTGCCTGCAACAACAGTCGCAAGGGTTCTCCACATCGCTCCGGCAGAACTTAAAAAGGAAGGTGTCGAGATTGGGAAGCTTGAAGAAGGGCACTTCAGGGCCGTGCTCGAGCTAATAGAGGAGGGCAAGATAGCCAAGGAGGGTGCAGAAGAGGCACTTAAAATCTTCTGCGAAAAACCGACGGCCACAAAAGAGGAAGTTGTGAGCAGTATTGGTTCCGCTACAAACCTCGACTCGTTCATAGCAAAGCTCATGGAGGAGAAAAAGGACTTCATAAAAGAGAGGGGTGCCAGCGCATTCAAGCCGCTGATGGGTCTCGTCATGAAGGAGTTCAGAGGAAAAGTTGATGGAAAGGTAGTTGCGGAGAAGCTGAACGAGGCGATAAAGAGAGCTTTGTCAGATGGCTAA
- a CDS encoding hydrolase, with product MRVILPNRLVLSAMAGINSAEFCMNFPAGLVILGGFNADAKAMEAAKRVVARGRREFLFDDPIKGIEEEVARIAGKKAFAVNVRSSSLDGYVEVADIVRRYGGIIEINAHCRQPEFIEAKCGQWLMEHPKELASVVREVSDAALTGVKLRNGAKCVEAARLAFKAGAAYVHVDAMIPGGLCDFRLVERISRLGITIGNNSVNSLEMAEKMAKVAHLVSAARAILKDPHFFHKLLASPKLAEPFELSG from the coding sequence ATGAGGGTAATACTTCCAAACAGGCTCGTACTCTCCGCAATGGCTGGAATAAACAGCGCAGAGTTCTGCATGAATTTCCCAGCAGGCCTCGTAATTCTTGGAGGATTTAACGCCGACGCAAAGGCCATGGAGGCCGCAAAGAGAGTGGTAGCAAGGGGGAGAAGAGAGTTCCTGTTTGACGACCCCATCAAGGGCATAGAAGAAGAAGTGGCCAGAATCGCCGGAAAGAAGGCATTTGCAGTAAACGTGAGGTCTTCGTCGCTTGACGGTTATGTAGAGGTTGCAGACATAGTGAGGCGTTACGGAGGAATAATCGAAATAAATGCCCACTGCAGACAGCCGGAGTTTATCGAAGCGAAATGCGGTCAGTGGCTGATGGAGCATCCCAAAGAGCTTGCCAGTGTGGTTAGAGAGGTCTCTGATGCAGCGCTGACGGGCGTCAAGCTCAGAAATGGTGCGAAGTGCGTCGAAGCTGCGCGACTTGCCTTTAAAGCCGGGGCTGCGTACGTTCACGTTGACGCGATGATTCCAGGCGGTCTGTGCGATTTCAGACTGGTTGAAAGGATTTCCCGGCTTGGGATAACGATAGGAAATAACTCGGTAAACAGCCTCGAAATGGCCGAGAAGATGGCGAAAGTCGCACACCTCGTTTCAGCAGCAAGAGCGATCCTCAAAGACCCTCACTTTTTCCACAAGCTTCTTGCGTCACCAAAGCTTGCTGAACCGTTCGAACTTTCTGGTTGA
- the dapF gene encoding diaminopimelate epimerase: protein MFEGLEFTKMHGNGNDFVVVDEFHEEVVPEEHKPQFVRAVCKPRFGVGADGAIFVQPSSVADAKFRYFNSDGSEAAMCGNGIRCFARYVVEEGYADRRFKAETLAGIKELEVSVKDGEYWVRVDMGKPVFEPAKIPAAGGTFDGVWHDTFELFGRKVDVYAVNTGVPHAVVFVDSLDFDILEARKIRYNKAFPEGTNVNFARIVSRNEVEVRTYERGVEDETLSCGTGSVAVVAVASKLGLIEPEAIVKTKGGVLRIEVRDTAFMTGKATRVFDGVLKEL from the coding sequence TTGTTCGAAGGCCTTGAATTTACAAAAATGCATGGCAACGGGAACGACTTCGTTGTTGTTGACGAGTTTCACGAAGAAGTCGTACCGGAAGAGCACAAGCCCCAGTTTGTCAGAGCAGTATGCAAGCCGCGCTTCGGAGTTGGTGCAGACGGAGCAATTTTCGTTCAGCCTTCCAGCGTTGCTGATGCGAAGTTTAGATACTTCAACAGCGATGGAAGCGAGGCAGCAATGTGTGGGAACGGCATCCGGTGCTTTGCCCGCTACGTCGTTGAGGAAGGTTACGCTGACAGGAGATTCAAAGCAGAGACCCTTGCTGGCATAAAGGAGCTCGAAGTCAGCGTTAAAGACGGGGAGTACTGGGTTAGAGTTGACATGGGGAAGCCCGTTTTCGAGCCAGCGAAGATACCAGCAGCGGGTGGGACGTTTGATGGAGTGTGGCACGACACCTTCGAACTCTTTGGTCGGAAAGTTGATGTTTACGCCGTCAACACGGGTGTGCCCCACGCAGTCGTTTTCGTCGATTCTCTCGACTTTGACATCCTCGAAGCGAGAAAAATTCGCTACAACAAAGCATTTCCAGAAGGGACAAACGTTAACTTCGCAAGAATAGTTTCAAGGAATGAAGTTGAGGTAAGAACGTACGAGAGAGGTGTTGAGGACGAAACGCTGAGCTGTGGAACGGGGAGCGTTGCTGTTGTAGCCGTGGCGAGCAAGCTCGGTTTAATCGAGCCAGAGGCAATAGTAAAAACGAAGGGCGGCGTTTTGAGGATTGAAGTTCGAGATACTGCCTTCATGACAGGTAAGGCTACGAGGGTCTTCGACGGTGTTTTGAAGGAGTTATGA